In Helicobacter pylori, a single genomic region encodes these proteins:
- the aroQ gene encoding type II 3-dehydroquinate dehydratase — MKILVIQGPNLNMLGHRDPRLYGMVTLDQIHEIMQTFVKQGNLDVELEFFQTNFEGEIIDKIQESVGSDYEGIIINPGAFSHTSIAIADAIMLAGKPVIEVHLTNIQAREEFRKNSYTGAACGGVIMGFGPLGYNMALMAMVNILAEMKAFQEAQQNNPNNPINNQK; from the coding sequence ATGAAAATTTTAGTGATTCAAGGGCCTAATTTAAACATGTTAGGACACAGAGACCCAAGACTTTATGGCATGGTAACCTTAGACCAAATCCATGAAATCATGCAAACTTTCGTGAAGCAAGGCAATTTAGATGTGGAATTAGAGTTTTTTCAAACCAATTTTGAGGGCGAAATCATTGATAAAATTCAAGAGAGCGTGGGCAGCGATTATGAAGGGATTATCATTAACCCTGGAGCGTTTTCGCACACTTCTATTGCGATTGCTGATGCGATCATGCTAGCGGGCAAGCCCGTTATTGAAGTGCATCTCACTAACATTCAAGCCAGAGAAGAATTCAGGAAAAATTCTTACACTGGAGCGGCTTGTGGGGGCGTGATCATGGGATTTGGCCCGCTTGGTTACAACATGGCTTTAATGGCGATGGTCAATATTTTAGCCGAAATGAAAGCGTTCCAAGAAGCCCAACAAAACAACCCTAATAACCCCATTAACAACCAAAAATAA